A window from Citrus sinensis cultivar Valencia sweet orange chromosome 5, DVS_A1.0, whole genome shotgun sequence encodes these proteins:
- the LOC102615680 gene encoding zinc-finger homeodomain protein 5-like, which yields MAVSYRECRRNHAASIGRYAYDGCGEFLKAGKDGTKEAFHCAACGCHRSFHRKELSLSVASIHRRRRHHDHEHKNYKAKTKRTKITEEQKSKMRRFADKLGWKPQRHDEEEVGKFCGEVGITRKMFKVWLNNNRRRPVPVRVPEKCRAASVVGVKNLLAAEE from the coding sequence ATGGCAGTGAGTTACAGAGAATGCAGGCGAAACCACGCAGCCTCCATTGGCCGCTATGCATACGATGGGTGCGGAGAGTTTCTCAAAGCTGGCAAAGATGGCACAAAGGAAGCCTTTCACTGTGCTGCTTGCGGTTGCCATCGAAGCTTTCACAGGAAAGAGCTATCATTATCAGTGGCGTCTATtcatcgtcgtcgtcgtcatcaTGATCATGAGCATAAGAATTATAAGGCTAAGACGAAGAGGACGAAGATTACGGAGGAGCAGAAGAGTAAAATGAGAAGATTTGCAGACAAGTTGGGGTGGAAGCCACAGAGGCACGATGAAGAAGAGGTTGGCAAGTTTTGTGGTGAAGTTGGGATCACCCGGAAGATGTTTAAAGTTTGGCTCAACAACAATAGGCGCCGGCCGGTGCCAGTACGGGTGCCGGAGAAATGCCGTGCTGCGAGTGTGGTCGGAGTGAAGAATCTGCTGGCCGCcgaagaataa
- the LOC102613923 gene encoding chlorophyll a-b binding protein 8, chloroplastic, whose protein sequence is MATQALVSSSLTSSVETARQILGARSAQSPTGSSRKGSFVVRAASTPPVKQGADRPLWFASKQSLSYLDGSLPGDYGFDPLGLSDPEGTGGFIEPKWLAYGEVINGRYAMLGAVGAIAPEILGKAGLIPQETALAWFQTGVIPPAGTYNYWADPYTLFVLEMALMGFAEHRRFQDWANPGSMGRQYFLGFEKYLGGSGDPAYPGGPLFNPLGLGKDEKSMKDFKLKEVKNGRLAMLAILGYFVQGLVTGVGPYQNLLDHLADPVNNNVLTSLKFH, encoded by the exons atggcaACCCAAGCTTTGGTTTCATCATCTCTTACATCTTCAGTGGAGACTGCGAGACAAATTCTTGGAGCAAGATCAGCTCAATCCCCAACTGGGTCATCAAGAAAAGGTTCCTTTGTTGTTAGGGCAGCTTCTACTCCTCCTGTTAAG CAAGGAGCAGACAGACCGTTGTGGTTTGCATCCAAACAAAGCCTTTCATACTTGGATGGCAG CCTCCCCGGAGACTATGGATTCGACCCACTTGGTCTCTCAGACCCTGAAGGCACAGGAGGGTTCATTGAGCCAAAATGGCTGGCCTACGGCGAGGTCATCAACGGTCGTTATGCCATGTTGGGAGCTGTGGGAGCCATTGCACCGGAGATTCTTGGCAAGGCAGGCCTCATTCCGCAAGAAACTGCCCTGGCCTGGTTCCAAACCGGTGTGATCCCCCCAGCGGGAACATACAACTACTGGGCAGACCCTTACACACTTTTCGTCCTGGAAATGGCACTCATGGGATTTGCCGAGCACCGGAGATTCCAAGACTGGGCAAATCCAGGATCAATGGGCAGGCAATACTTCCTCGGATTCGAGAAATACTTGGGAGGATCCGGCGATCCGGCTTACCCTGGAGGACCTCTATTCAACCCTCTGGGTCTTGGGAAAGATGAGAAGTCAATGAAGGATTTCAAGCTCAAGGAAGTGAAGAATGGAAGATTGGCAATGTTGGCAATCTTGGGTTACTTTGTTCAAGGTCTTGTTACAGGAGTTGGGCCTTACCAGAACCTATTGGATCACTTGGCTGATCCTGTAAACAACAATGTTTTGACTAGCCTCAAGTTTCACTGA